The sequence CACGCCCCTTGATGTCCGTTTCGCACCATATGCTGAGCGTTTCCGGGGTGGATGCCACCCGTCCACGCCGAGACGGACACGAAAGGGTGGGTCGACCGCGGGCGCGCAGCCACTCCGGCGCGGCCCGATCCGGCCGGCGGCGGTGTCCACCCGACGCGCGGCCCGCGATGGCGGCGACCGGCGGTCGGCCCCTGCCACCATGCCTGGCATGGGCGGGTTCTGGCTCCATCCGCGGTTGGGGGCGGCAACCCGGGACGGCCGGGCGCCGCGGCGAACTTCACCTGCGCGCCGCCGCCGAGCTGTTCGCAGCAGGAGCTGATGCGGCGCGCGGTGACCGAGGTGCGGACCATGTTCGAGGTGATCCGGGAGGCGATGGCGCTGCCGGACCTGCCGCCGGATCCGGAGCCGGCCCCGCCGCCGGCCGGCGCGCACGACATCGCGGTGACCGAGAAGGCGCTGCCGGCGGTGTCCCGCGACCCGGAGCCGCAGGGCTACCTGACCCTGACGCAGGTCCAGCACTTCTTCGGGTAATTCGCACTATAAGGGATAATGTGGACATGCAATCGGGTCTGTCCGCTCTCCTGATGGCCACCCTCGGTGTCGTGGCGCCACCGGCACAGCCGGGCCTCGCAGCCGTGCCGGGACGGCCGGCCGTGGAGCCGGCGCCGGGACGGCCGGCCGTGGGGCCGGCGCCGGCACGGCCGACCGTGGAGCCGGCGCGGTGGCCCGCGGGATCCGTGGCGGCGGCGCTCGCCGTCGAGGTGATGCCGGCACGGCCGGCCGACGCCGGGCGGCCCGACGAGCCGCCCCCCGTCACGATCGTCCGGTACACCTTCAACGGCCGGGCCGGCAGCATCCTCAACGAGTCCGGCCTGGGGCACGCGCTGCGGATCATCTCCGGCCACGGCGGCCGGGTCCGCCCGGTGGTGCACGGCCCGGGCACCGCGCTGGCCTTCCCGCCGCACTGCGACGCGGCCGTCTGCCCGCACGTGGCGTTGCAGGCCCCGAACAGCGCCGACCTGAACCCGGGCACCCGCAACCTGGCGTACGGCGCCGAGGTGCTGCTGTCCCCTCGCTCGACCAGCAAGGGACAGAACGTGGTGCAGAAGGGCTACTCCAAGACCAGCAGCCAGTACAAACTGCAGATCGACGGCGCAGCCGGTCAGCCCAGTTGCGTGCTGGTGGACCGGCGGCGGCCGGGCATCCGGATCGTCCGCAGCTCGGTGTCCGCCGCCGACAGCCGCTGGCACAGTGTCCGGTGCGAGCGGGTGGGCGTCCGCTTCGAGATCTACGTCGACGACGTGGTGCGCGGCCGGACCCGGGTGCCGGCCGGCCTCTCGGTGGCCAACAACCGGCCGCTGAGCATCGGCGGCAAGGGCGCGTTCCAGGACAACGACCAGTTCAACGGCGTCCTGGACAACGTGTGGGTGCGGATCGGCTAGGGGCCCGACCGGCGCTCGGCCGGCGCCGCGGAGGGCGGATCCGGCTCGGCCAGCGCGGCGAGCAGCGCGCCGTCCGGGGTGTCGCCGGACAGCTCCCAGGCGAAGGCGCCGCCCAGGGCGCGGCTGCGGGCGTAGGCGACCTTGCCGCGGATGGTGGCCGGGGTGTCGTACGACCACCACTGCGCCCCGCACCGCGCGTACGCCGTGCCGGCCACCGTCCCGGTCGGCGGGCACCGTCCGGCCAGGATCCGGTAGTCCTCCATGCCCCTGCCGTACCGTCCCGGGGCCGGCCCGGTGGCCGTGGCGCCCGGCCCGGCGCCGCCCACCCCGGTCCAGCCCCGGCCGTAGAACCCGACCCCGAACAGCACCTTCGCCGCCGGCACGCCCTGGCGCAGCAACTCGGACACGGTGGCCTCGGTGGTGGCCCCGGTGCGCGGGATGCCCGGGTAACCGGTCAGCGGCGAGTGCGGGGCGGTGCGCGTGTCGGCCGGGCCGGCGCCGAAGTAGTCGTAGGTCATCGCGCCGAGCCAGTTCGCCTGCGCCGCCGCCGCGGCGTAGTCGGTGGCCCGCAGCTTGCGTACGTCGCCAGGCACCGCCGCGGTGATCGTCGCGCCGGCGCCGAGGGCGGCGCGCAGCGCGCCCAGCAGCCGGGCCAGCGCGCCCGGCCCGCTGGTGTCGCAGGCCAGCCCGCAGGCGTTCGGGTACTCCCAGTCCACGTCGATGCCGTCGAACACCCCGGCCCACCGCGGATCCCTCAGCAGGGCGCGGCACGACGCGGCGAAGCCGGCCGGGTCGCGGGCCGCCTCGGCGAACCCGGACGAGAGGGTCCAGCCCCCGAACGACCAGAGGATCCGCAGATCGGGGTACGCCGCCTTGAGCTTGCGGAGCTGGCCGAAGTTGCCGCGCAGCGGGTCGGACGGCCGGTCGGCCACGCCGTCCACACTGTCCGCCGCGGTCACCGGTCGCCGGTACGCCGCCCACGCGTCCCCGACCCCGCAGCGCCCCCCGCCGACCTTGCCGAACGCGTACAGCACATGGGTGAGCCGGCCGGCCGCCCGGCTGGTCACCAGCTTCTTCACCGGGAACCCGCGCCCGTAGACCCCCCACTCGGTGAAATACCCGGCCACCACCCGCGGCGGGCCCGGCACGGGCTCCGGTGGCATCGGCCGGGACGGCCCCCGGCAGGCCGCCAAGATCAGGATGAGTGGGACGAAGAACGCCGATCGGACGCGCATCGGCTCGAAGGTAGCCGCCGGAGCGGGTGACCGGCTCGCCGTTCCCCCGATCGGGTGCGGCTATGCGGACGCGCGACCCGTGACCGGTTGTGCAATCGTCGAGCCGTGGCCCTAAGCCCCGAAATCCGCGCCCTGTTCGGCTGGCGCAGAGTGCTGGGCCGGGTCCGGGCGGTGCTGCGCAGCGCGGTCACCACGTTCGTCGTGGTGACCGTGACACTGTGGCTGATGCCCGGCGTGGCCGGCACCGACATCGTGGACACCTTGGGCCTGGTGGTGCTGGTCGCGGCGGTCGGCGCGGTGCTACGGCCGCTGCTGCTGCTCGGCATCACCGCGCTCGGCGGCTGGGGCGCGATGCTGTTCGGCGTGGTCACCCAGGTCGCGGTGATGGTGGTGGCGTTGCGGCTGGACCCGGCCAACCGGATCCGCGGGCTGCCCACCCTGCTCACCGCCGCCATCCTGGCGGTGATCTTCGCCGCGCTGCTGGACTGGATGGCGGACGCCGGCAGCGACGACACGTTCGTCCGCGAGGCCCGGCGCCTGATGCGCGGGGTGCGCCGCCGGGCGGCCAGGCGGGCCGGCGGACCGCTGTTCACCCTGCGCCGGCCGCGCCCGGGCACCGAGCCGGGCCTGCTGGTGATCCAGCTCGACGGGGTGGCCGAACCGGTGCTGCGCTGGGCGGTCCGGGCCGGCAACCTGCCGATCCTCGGGCACTGGTTGCGCAGCGGCAGCCACACCGTGCGCCGCTGGCACACCGGTCTGCCGTCGACCACCCCGGCGTCGCAGGCCGGCATCCTGCACGGCGCGTCCCGGCAGATCCCGGCGTTCCGCTGGTTCGAGAAGGAGACCGGCAAGGTGATGGTGGCCAACCGGCCACGGGACGCCGCGGTGATCGAGCGCCGGCTCAGCGACGGCCGCGGCCTGCTGCGAGACGGCGGGGTGAGCATCGGCAACGCGTTCGGCGGCGACGCGGTCACCAACCTGCTGACGGTCAGTCACGCGGCCCTGCCGGGCCGGTCGGCGCGCGGCTGGGCGGCGTTCATGGCGTCCCCGTACGGCTTCACCCGCGCCCTCGTCCTCGGCGTCGCCGAGGTCTTCACCGAGCTGCACCAGGCCCGCCTGCAACGCCGGCGCAACCTGCGGCCCCGGGTCAGCCGCTCCGGGGCGTTCCTGGCCCTGCGCCCGGCCTCGATGCTGCTGCGGGACGTGAACATCTCGCTGATCGCCGAACAGATGGCCCGCGGCGTCCCGGCGATCTTCTGTGACCTGGTCGACTACGACGAGGTGGCGCACCACGCCGGCCCGGCCCGCCCGGAGTCGATGCGCCAGCTGGAGAGCCTGGACCGGATGCTCGGCGTGCTGGAGCGGCTGTCGGAGGAGGCGGCCCGGCGCTACCACCTCGTGGTGCTCTCCGACCACGGGCAGAGCCAGGGCAGCACGTTCCGCCAGCGGCACGGCGAGACCCTGGACGAGGTGGTCGAGCGGCTCACCGCCCCGGACACCGCCGCGGCTCCCCGCGAACTGGCGGAGGAGCAGGGCAAACGTGATCCGGATGCGGAGCCGCCGACGGCGCCGCTGCTGGTCCTGTCGTCCGGGAACCTGTCGCTGGTCTATCTGACCCGCTTCCCGTACCGGGTGCGGCGCGCGCAGATCGAGGAGACCTATCCGCGGCTGATCGCCGGGCTGGCCGCCCACCCGGGCATCGGGCTGGTGGTGGTCGCGGACGAGGACGGGCCGGTCGCGTACGGGCCGGGCGGCGGCGTCCACCGGCTCCGCGACGGCGTGGTCAGCGGCCCGGACCCGCTCCTTGCGTACGGACCGCGGGCCCGCGCCGACCTGCTGCGTCACCAGGAGGCCGCGCACGTCGGAGACCTCGTGGTGATCAGCTCGGTGGATCCGGAGACCGCGGAGGTCGCCGCGTTCGAGGAACTGGTCGGCTCGCACGGGGGCCTGGGCGGCTGGCAGACCGACGCGATGCTGGTGCACCCGGCGGCCTGGACCGTGACCGGCGACCTGGACGGGCCGGACGCGGTGCACCGCCAGTTGGCCGAGTGGCTGGTGATGCTCGGCCTGCGCGAGCCGGCCCGGCCCGCGCTGACCACCGGTGACCGGCTCCACCCCGGGGATCTGGACCGCGACCGGTCGGCGCGGCTGTCGCCGAGCCGGGACTAGCCACGGACCGGCCCCGGCGTACCGTGGGGCCGGACGGTCAGACCGGGTTCTCCTCGATGGAGGCGGCGGCCGCGGCGCGGGCCCGGCGTCGCCGGATGTGCCGGACGTGGAGTGTCACGTACGTCCCGATGGCGGCCACGACGAGCCCGATCGCGAGCCACTTGTACCGGTGCGCGTGTTCCATGATCGTCACGAGGTTCGCCCCGAGCAGGTACGACACCGTGGTCCACCAGCCCACCCAGATCGCCGCGCCGATCGCGTTGTAGAGCAGGAACGTCTTCCACGGCATCCGGGTGATCCCGGCGATCACGCCGTTGAGCTGCCGCAGCCCGTCGATGAACCGGGCCACCACGATGATCCGGTTGCCGCGCCGGGCGAAGAACTGCTCGGCCTTCGCCAGGCGTTCCGGGGTGACGAAGATGTACCGGCCGAAGCGGTGCACCGCCCGGCGCCCGCCGCGCAGGCCGATCCAGTACCCGATGTTGTCGCCGATCACCGCGGCGACGAACGAGATCAGCGCGACCAGGTAGATGTTCATCCGGCCGTAGCCGGCGTAGATCGACGCGGCCACCATGATCGTCTGGCCCGGGGCGGGCACCCCGAAACTCTCCACGCCGATCACACCGGCGATGGCCAGGTAACCCCAGCGATCCAGGATCGGGGCGACGCTGTGCAGGAACCCGGGGAGCTCGGCTGAAGGTGGCATCGGCTACACGGTAGCCGCCGAATGGTCCGACGACCGCATGGACCTGTTCCGCAACCGTGGTCAGACCTTTTCGGGTAGCGATCCGTGCACGTTCGGTCGAGAGTGATCGGATGATCGACGTTCGTGAGGTCGCAACCACCCGTCCGGGACCGGCGTTGGCCGCGCTCTCGGTCGGCACCTTCGCCATCGGGATGACCGAATTCGTCATCACCGGTCTGCTTCCGGACATCGCCGGTGACCTGTATGTCAGCATCCCCACCGCGGGCCTGCTGATCTCCGGGTACGCGCTCAGCGTGGTGATCGGCGGGCCCCTGGTGACCGCCTTGCTGAGCACCCGGGCGCGCAAACCGGCGCTGGTCGGGCTGCTGGCCTTCTTCGTGATCGGCAACGCGATGTCCGCGGTCGCCTCGGGGTACCCGCTGATGATGGCCGGCCGGGTGGTCGCCGCCCTGTGTCACGGGGCGTTCATCGGGTTCGCCACGGTGGTGGCCGGGGACCTGCTGCCGGACCGACGCAGCCGGGCGATCGGCGCGATGCTGGCCGGCCTCACCCTGTCGACCGTGGCCGGGGTCCCGCTGGGCACCCTGCTCGGCCAGCAGCTCGGCTGGCGCGCGACGTTCTGGACGATGGCCGGGCTGGGCCTGCTCGCCGCGCTGGCCACCGCCCTGTTCGTGCCGCACAGCCGGCCGGCCGGGCACCGGGCCGGGCATCTCGGGGCCTTCCGCCACGCGCAGTTGTGGCTGGCCCTGGCGATGACCGCGTGCGCGTTCGGCGCGGTGTACGCTCCGTTCACCTACGTGGCGCCGCTGATGACCGAGGTCGCCGGGTACTCCGAGGGCGCGCTGCCGTGGCTGCTCGCGCTGTTCGGCACCGGTCTGGTGCTGGGCAATGTGATCGGCGCGCGGGCCGCGGACCGGCGGTTGATGGGCACCATCGTGGGCGCCTCGGTGGCGATGCTCGCGGTGCTGCTGATCTTCCCGGTGACCGCCCGGTCGCCGCTGGCCGCCGCGGTGACGCTCTTCGTGCTCGGGGTCGTCGCCTACGCCACGGTGCCCGGGCTGACCAACCGGGTGCTGGTCGCCGCCGGGCCGGACGGGCAGAACCTGCTGGCCTCGTCGGCGGCGGTGTCGGCGTTCAACCTGGGCAACGCGGCCGGGGCATACCTCGGCGGCCGGGCCATCGCGGCCGGCTGGGGCTACCGGTCCACCCCGCTGGTCGGCGCCGCGATGGAGGTCGCCGCGCTGGTGCTGGCGGTGATCCTGGTGCTGCTCGCACGACGGCCCCGGCCGGTCCGGACCGGGGCCGCATCGGCGGTGGGGGACTAGATGGTCTCGCTGGCCAGCTGGTTGCGCAGCTTGGTCAGGGCCTTGGTGAGCAGGCGGGAGACGTGCATCTGGGAGATGCCGATCTGGTCGGCGATCTGGGACTGGGTGAGGTTGCCGTAGAAGCGCAGGGTGAGGATGCGCTGCTCGCGTTCGTCGAGGGTGGCGAGGGCGGGGCCGAGGGCGACGCGGGTCTCGGCGAGTTCGTATTCGTGGTCCTCGCCGCCGAGGGTGTCGGCGAGCTCGGTGCTGCCGTCGGCGCTGATCGGGGTGGAGAGGCTGGTGGCGTTGTAGGCGCGGGCGCCTTCCAGGCCTTCGAGGACCTCTTCCTCGGTGATGCCGAGGTGGGTGGCGATGTCCGCGACCGTGGGCGAGCGGCCGAGGTTGTGGGTGAGGGTGCTGTTGGCCTCGGTGATGGCCAGGCGCAGCTCCTGCAGCCGGCGCGGGACGCGGACCGACCAGGTGCGGTCGCGGAAGTGGCGCTTGATCTCGCCGATGATGGTCGGGATGGCGTAGCCGGCGAAGTCGACGCCGCGTTCGGGGTCGAACTTGTCGACCGCCTTGATCAGGCCGACGGTGGCGGTCTGCACCAGGTCGTCGGTGGGCTCGCCGCGGCCGGAGTAGCGGTTGGCCAGGTGGCGTGCCAGCGGCAGCCAGGCCTCGATCGCGCGGTCCCGCAGCGCGGCCCGGGACGGGTGCCCGGCCGGCATCGCGGCCATCGCGTTCAGCAGCTCCGCCGCGCTGTCGACGGGGCTTTCGGCGCTGGCTGCCGTCGACGGCGCGACGGTCGTCGAAGTCTCCATG is a genomic window of Actinoplanes teichomyceticus ATCC 31121 containing:
- a CDS encoding LamG-like jellyroll fold domain-containing protein: MQSGLSALLMATLGVVAPPAQPGLAAVPGRPAVEPAPGRPAVGPAPARPTVEPARWPAGSVAAALAVEVMPARPADAGRPDEPPPVTIVRYTFNGRAGSILNESGLGHALRIISGHGGRVRPVVHGPGTALAFPPHCDAAVCPHVALQAPNSADLNPGTRNLAYGAEVLLSPRSTSKGQNVVQKGYSKTSSQYKLQIDGAAGQPSCVLVDRRRPGIRIVRSSVSAADSRWHSVRCERVGVRFEIYVDDVVRGRTRVPAGLSVANNRPLSIGGKGAFQDNDQFNGVLDNVWVRIG
- a CDS encoding glycoside hydrolase family 18 protein, whose protein sequence is MRVRSAFFVPLILILAACRGPSRPMPPEPVPGPPRVVAGYFTEWGVYGRGFPVKKLVTSRAAGRLTHVLYAFGKVGGGRCGVGDAWAAYRRPVTAADSVDGVADRPSDPLRGNFGQLRKLKAAYPDLRILWSFGGWTLSSGFAEAARDPAGFAASCRALLRDPRWAGVFDGIDVDWEYPNACGLACDTSGPGALARLLGALRAALGAGATITAAVPGDVRKLRATDYAAAAAQANWLGAMTYDYFGAGPADTRTAPHSPLTGYPGIPRTGATTEATVSELLRQGVPAAKVLFGVGFYGRGWTGVGGAGPGATATGPAPGRYGRGMEDYRILAGRCPPTGTVAGTAYARCGAQWWSYDTPATIRGKVAYARSRALGGAFAWELSGDTPDGALLAALAEPDPPSAAPAERRSGP
- a CDS encoding alkaline phosphatase family protein gives rise to the protein MALSPEIRALFGWRRVLGRVRAVLRSAVTTFVVVTVTLWLMPGVAGTDIVDTLGLVVLVAAVGAVLRPLLLLGITALGGWGAMLFGVVTQVAVMVVALRLDPANRIRGLPTLLTAAILAVIFAALLDWMADAGSDDTFVREARRLMRGVRRRAARRAGGPLFTLRRPRPGTEPGLLVIQLDGVAEPVLRWAVRAGNLPILGHWLRSGSHTVRRWHTGLPSTTPASQAGILHGASRQIPAFRWFEKETGKVMVANRPRDAAVIERRLSDGRGLLRDGGVSIGNAFGGDAVTNLLTVSHAALPGRSARGWAAFMASPYGFTRALVLGVAEVFTELHQARLQRRRNLRPRVSRSGAFLALRPASMLLRDVNISLIAEQMARGVPAIFCDLVDYDEVAHHAGPARPESMRQLESLDRMLGVLERLSEEAARRYHLVVLSDHGQSQGSTFRQRHGETLDEVVERLTAPDTAAAPRELAEEQGKRDPDAEPPTAPLLVLSSGNLSLVYLTRFPYRVRRAQIEETYPRLIAGLAAHPGIGLVVVADEDGPVAYGPGGGVHRLRDGVVSGPDPLLAYGPRARADLLRHQEAAHVGDLVVISSVDPETAEVAAFEELVGSHGGLGGWQTDAMLVHPAAWTVTGDLDGPDAVHRQLAEWLVMLGLREPARPALTTGDRLHPGDLDRDRSARLSPSRD
- a CDS encoding DedA family protein, with protein sequence MPPSAELPGFLHSVAPILDRWGYLAIAGVIGVESFGVPAPGQTIMVAASIYAGYGRMNIYLVALISFVAAVIGDNIGYWIGLRGGRRAVHRFGRYIFVTPERLAKAEQFFARRGNRIIVVARFIDGLRQLNGVIAGITRMPWKTFLLYNAIGAAIWVGWWTTVSYLLGANLVTIMEHAHRYKWLAIGLVVAAIGTYVTLHVRHIRRRRARAAAAASIEENPV
- a CDS encoding MFS transporter codes for the protein MIDVREVATTRPGPALAALSVGTFAIGMTEFVITGLLPDIAGDLYVSIPTAGLLISGYALSVVIGGPLVTALLSTRARKPALVGLLAFFVIGNAMSAVASGYPLMMAGRVVAALCHGAFIGFATVVAGDLLPDRRSRAIGAMLAGLTLSTVAGVPLGTLLGQQLGWRATFWTMAGLGLLAALATALFVPHSRPAGHRAGHLGAFRHAQLWLALAMTACAFGAVYAPFTYVAPLMTEVAGYSEGALPWLLALFGTGLVLGNVIGARAADRRLMGTIVGASVAMLAVLLIFPVTARSPLAAAVTLFVLGVVAYATVPGLTNRVLVAAGPDGQNLLASSAAVSAFNLGNAAGAYLGGRAIAAGWGYRSTPLVGAAMEVAALVLAVILVLLARRPRPVRTGAASAVGD
- a CDS encoding RNA polymerase sigma factor SigF, which encodes METSTTVAPSTAASAESPVDSAAELLNAMAAMPAGHPSRAALRDRAIEAWLPLARHLANRYSGRGEPTDDLVQTATVGLIKAVDKFDPERGVDFAGYAIPTIIGEIKRHFRDRTWSVRVPRRLQELRLAITEANSTLTHNLGRSPTVADIATHLGITEEEVLEGLEGARAYNATSLSTPISADGSTELADTLGGEDHEYELAETRVALGPALATLDEREQRILTLRFYGNLTQSQIADQIGISQMHVSRLLTKALTKLRNQLASETI